The Halodesulfovibrio sp. genome contains a region encoding:
- a CDS encoding peptidylprolyl isomerase, whose amino-acid sequence MAQVKNGDSVKVHYTGTLEDGSVFDSSREREPLEFTLGSGMLIPGFEKAVEGMAVGDATKVTIPADEAYGQRNDEMVIDVANDQVPEHITPEVGMLLQLESEGGVMEVVITAVKEDGITLDANHPLAGKDLTFEIELVEIV is encoded by the coding sequence ATGGCACAGGTCAAAAACGGCGATTCAGTAAAAGTTCACTACACAGGCACTCTTGAAGACGGCTCTGTTTTCGATTCCTCCCGCGAACGCGAACCACTTGAGTTCACTCTCGGTTCCGGCATGCTTATTCCAGGTTTTGAAAAAGCTGTTGAAGGTATGGCTGTAGGTGATGCTACTAAAGTTACAATTCCTGCGGACGAAGCATACGGACAGCGCAATGACGAAATGGTTATTGACGTTGCAAACGACCAAGTGCCAGAACACATCACTCCAGAAGTTGGTATGTTGTTGCAGCTTGAATCCGAAGGCGGAGTAATGGAAGTTGTAATTACTGCCGTAAAAGAAGATGGCATTACCCTTGATGCCAACCACCCGCTTGCAGGTAAAGATCTTACCTTTGAAATTGAGCTCGTTGAAATCGTATAA